A stretch of the Thermococcus sp. genome encodes the following:
- a CDS encoding ASCH domain-containing protein has product MEHVIALHQVYAELIFRGLKTVEIRKRKAFEEGDLVFLYIARGNPYELRDTLRRLGLHEEQTLTKRGTIAGGFEVGEVIKADLDTLWEIAKDTSGLTLVHGENGKKWLGNYIRDYGYVFTIERPFLFERPMGREEMKERYGIHVEGIIHLSRKTRKPWVRALIEDLLAREYFYP; this is encoded by the coding sequence ATGGAGCACGTCATAGCGCTCCACCAAGTCTACGCGGAGCTGATATTCAGGGGTCTCAAGACAGTTGAAATTAGGAAGAGGAAGGCCTTCGAGGAGGGCGACCTCGTTTTCCTCTACATAGCGCGGGGAAACCCCTACGAGCTCAGGGACACGCTGAGGAGACTTGGCCTCCATGAGGAGCAGACCTTAACGAAGAGGGGGACGATAGCTGGAGGTTTTGAGGTGGGGGAGGTCATAAAGGCTGACCTCGATACCCTCTGGGAGATTGCAAAAGATACGAGCGGTTTGACCCTCGTCCACGGCGAGAACGGGAAGAAATGGCTGGGCAATTACATAAGGGACTATGGCTACGTCTTTACAATAGAAAGGCCCTTTCTATTCGAAAGACCTATGGGTAGGGAGGAGATGAAGGAGAGGTACGGAATCCACGTGGAAGGAATAATCCACCTCTCAAGAAAAACGAGAAAGCCCTGGGTTAGGGCCCTGATAGAGGACCTGCTCGCTAGGGAGTACTTTTACCCCTGA
- a CDS encoding ZPR1 zinc finger domain-containing protein yields the protein MGEKKGEKVNVNPELGEVQVISLGDCPICGGKGTLKAIQHIHEIPYFGKVMESTIYCEKCGYRNADVMILEDRPPKLYTVRVENEKDLFTRVVRSKSGTIELEEIGVKIEPGPAAEGFITNVEGVLERVRETLLMAREFKKQEGDEEAVKKADEILEYIEEVKEGKKPLTVKIADPFGNSALIGEKVKSRLLSEEEIKKLSLGPYKVVEPEVAENTKESKEEHQG from the coding sequence ATGGGTGAAAAAAAAGGCGAGAAGGTTAACGTTAATCCCGAGCTCGGCGAGGTTCAGGTCATAAGCCTTGGAGACTGCCCAATTTGCGGTGGAAAAGGGACGTTAAAGGCCATACAGCACATCCACGAGATTCCATACTTCGGCAAGGTCATGGAGAGCACGATATACTGCGAGAAGTGTGGCTACAGAAACGCTGACGTCATGATACTCGAGGACAGGCCGCCGAAGCTCTACACAGTAAGGGTTGAGAACGAGAAGGACCTTTTCACGAGGGTCGTGAGGAGCAAGAGCGGGACGATAGAGCTTGAGGAGATAGGGGTTAAGATTGAACCCGGGCCCGCTGCGGAAGGCTTCATAACCAACGTCGAAGGCGTTCTAGAGAGGGTCCGCGAGACCCTTCTAATGGCGAGGGAGTTCAAAAAACAGGAGGGCGACGAAGAGGCGGTGAAGAAGGCCGATGAGATACTAGAGTACATCGAAGAGGTCAAGGAGGGCAAAAAACCCTTGACAGTTAAGATAGCGGACCCCTTCGGCAACAGCGCCCTGATAGGTGAGAAGGTCAAGAGCAGGCTTTTGAGTGAAGAAGAAATCAAAAAACTCAGCCTAGGACCCTACAAAGTCGTTGAACCGGAAGTGGCAGAGAACACTAAAGAAAGCAAGGAGGAACATCAGGGGTAA
- the sepF gene encoding cell division protein SepF has translation MGLFDSLKKKESKPKMKPPASVKKEVAPRHDIDVVPVEEDVLAKELIKPQVRYLKKITVTSYSDLERISSELQEGNIVLVDLTPLEKRPDVLEKVAEQIKGMVSALGGQAAKICKAEIKLILVPEDIKIAK, from the coding sequence ATGGGATTGTTTGACAGCCTTAAAAAGAAGGAGAGCAAGCCTAAAATGAAACCTCCCGCGAGTGTTAAGAAGGAGGTTGCTCCCAGACATGACATCGATGTTGTACCCGTTGAGGAAGATGTTCTTGCTAAGGAACTAATTAAACCACAGGTTCGCTATTTGAAGAAGATAACCGTAACCAGCTACTCCGACCTCGAAAGGATTTCCAGCGAGCTCCAGGAGGGTAACATCGTTTTAGTTGACCTAACGCCTCTCGAGAAGAGGCCCGATGTCCTCGAGAAGGTTGCTGAGCAAATTAAGGGTATGGTTAGTGCCTTAGGTGGACAGGCGGCTAAGATATGCAAAGCCGAGATTAAACTTATTCTCGTCCCCGAGGACATAAAAATCGCCAAGTGA
- the rrp42 gene encoding exosome complex protein Rrp42 translates to MSEMEVMASIMRDHIINLLREGKRIDGRSFEDYRDLEIKVNVIEKAEGSAWVKLGNTQVLVGIKVDLGEPFPDLPDRGVMTTNVELVPLASPTFEPGPPDENAIELARVVDRGIRESQAVELEKLVIVPGKLVRVVFIDVHVLDHDGNLLDASGIGAIAALMSTRIPKIEYDEESGEVKILDEYEPLPVRRIPIPVTFAKIGNTMIVDPNLDEERVMDGRITITTDENGHISAAQKGESGAFKLEEVIYAVDTAFKKAEEIRKIVLEAVGGA, encoded by the coding sequence ATGAGTGAGATGGAAGTCATGGCCAGCATAATGCGCGACCACATCATAAATCTCCTCAGGGAGGGCAAGAGGATTGATGGTCGCTCCTTCGAAGATTACCGCGATTTGGAAATCAAGGTGAACGTCATAGAGAAGGCCGAAGGCTCGGCGTGGGTCAAGTTAGGCAACACGCAGGTTCTTGTTGGAATAAAGGTTGACCTCGGCGAGCCGTTCCCAGATTTGCCGGACAGAGGGGTTATGACGACCAACGTCGAACTCGTCCCGCTGGCTTCGCCAACGTTTGAACCCGGCCCACCGGACGAGAATGCCATAGAGCTCGCCCGTGTCGTTGATAGGGGAATCAGAGAGAGCCAGGCCGTTGAGCTTGAAAAGCTCGTAATAGTCCCGGGCAAACTCGTAAGGGTTGTCTTCATAGACGTTCACGTTTTGGACCACGACGGCAACTTGCTCGACGCGAGCGGAATAGGGGCCATAGCGGCCCTGATGAGCACCAGAATTCCAAAGATAGAATACGACGAGGAGAGCGGTGAAGTGAAGATACTTGACGAGTACGAGCCCCTCCCAGTGAGGAGAATACCCATTCCAGTTACGTTCGCCAAGATAGGCAACACCATGATAGTTGACCCGAACCTCGACGAAGAGCGCGTCATGGACGGCAGGATAACCATAACCACAGACGAGAACGGCCACATCTCCGCCGCTCAAAAGGGTGAGAGCGGTGCCTTCAAGCTCGAGGAAGTAATATACGCAGTTGACACCGCCTTCAAAAAGGCCGAAGAAATAAGGAAAATCGTTCTTGAGGCCGTTGGGGGAGCCTGA
- the rrp41 gene encoding exosome complex exonuclease Rrp41, protein MMGRPEGLKLIDENGRRLDGRKKYELRPIKMEVGVLKNADGSAYVEWGKNKIMAAVYGPREIHPKHLQRPDRAILRVRYNMAPFSVEERKKPGPDRRSVEISKVIRGALEPALILEMFPRTAIDVFIEVLQADAGTRVAGITAASLALADAGIPMKDLVAACAAGKIDGELVLDLNKDEDNYGEADVPVAIMPLKNDITLLQMDGYLTREEFIEAVRLAIKGAKAVYQKQREALKEKYLRIAQEVAGNE, encoded by the coding sequence ATGATGGGCAGGCCTGAAGGTTTAAAGCTCATTGACGAGAACGGTAGAAGGTTGGACGGTAGAAAGAAGTACGAGCTCAGGCCCATTAAAATGGAGGTTGGTGTTCTCAAGAACGCTGACGGCTCGGCCTACGTTGAGTGGGGCAAGAACAAAATAATGGCGGCCGTTTACGGTCCAAGGGAAATACACCCCAAGCACCTCCAGAGGCCCGACAGGGCAATCCTGCGCGTTCGCTACAACATGGCTCCCTTCAGCGTTGAAGAGCGCAAAAAGCCCGGCCCGGACAGGAGGAGCGTCGAGATAAGCAAGGTTATAAGGGGAGCGCTCGAGCCGGCTTTGATTCTCGAAATGTTTCCGAGAACTGCAATAGACGTCTTCATAGAGGTCCTCCAGGCGGACGCTGGAACGCGCGTTGCTGGAATAACCGCCGCTTCCCTCGCCTTGGCCGACGCTGGAATACCGATGAAGGACCTCGTAGCCGCGTGCGCCGCAGGGAAGATAGACGGCGAACTCGTTCTTGACCTCAACAAGGACGAGGACAACTACGGTGAGGCCGACGTTCCCGTTGCCATAATGCCACTCAAGAACGACATAACGCTCCTCCAAATGGACGGCTACCTGACAAGAGAGGAGTTCATCGAGGCAGTAAGACTTGCCATCAAGGGAGCGAAGGCCGTCTATCAGAAACAGAGGGAAGCGCTTAAAGAAAAATATCTCCGCATAGCCCAGGAGGTGGCAGGCAATGAGTGA
- the rrp4 gene encoding exosome complex RNA-binding protein Rrp4, translating to MRRIFVKPRELVVPGTLLAQGPFKNGRGTFREGNRIYSTVIGLVEIRGDLIRVIPLEGPYIPEVGDNVLGKIVDVKFSNWTVDIGAPYQANLRVQDAVEERIDLLKTDLRKIYDIGDIIYAKVKAFNEINQIDLTTKGMPFKGGPLRGGQLVTITPSKVPRLIGKGGSMINMIKKLTGTRIIVGQNGWVWVSGRNDELEKLAIEAILKVDRESHTQGLTDRVKEYLLSRLKELKEQGVIEEIPQLDEKEGEDDDGQA from the coding sequence ATGAGGAGGATTTTTGTAAAACCAAGGGAACTCGTAGTCCCTGGGACTTTGTTAGCCCAGGGACCCTTTAAGAACGGTAGAGGGACTTTCAGGGAAGGCAACAGGATTTACTCGACGGTTATAGGACTCGTTGAGATACGAGGAGACCTCATAAGGGTGATTCCCCTGGAAGGGCCCTACATACCAGAGGTCGGCGACAACGTCCTCGGAAAGATAGTAGACGTGAAGTTCTCCAACTGGACTGTTGACATAGGGGCACCCTATCAGGCGAACCTACGCGTTCAGGATGCGGTAGAGGAGCGCATTGACCTGCTCAAGACAGACCTGAGGAAGATTTACGACATAGGAGACATAATCTACGCCAAGGTGAAGGCCTTCAACGAGATAAACCAGATTGACCTCACGACGAAGGGCATGCCCTTCAAGGGAGGCCCCCTCAGGGGAGGCCAGCTAGTTACGATAACGCCCTCAAAGGTTCCGAGACTTATCGGAAAGGGTGGCTCGATGATTAACATGATTAAGAAACTGACCGGGACGAGGATTATAGTCGGCCAGAACGGCTGGGTCTGGGTGAGCGGAAGGAACGACGAACTTGAGAAGCTCGCCATAGAGGCCATACTCAAGGTTGACCGTGAGAGCCACACCCAGGGATTAACCGATAGGGTCAAGGAGTACCTGCTCTCAAGGCTCAAGGAACTCAAGGAGCAGGGAGTTATTGAGGAAATCCCCCAGCTTGATGAGAAGGAAGGTGAGGACGATGATGGGCAGGCCTGA
- a CDS encoding ribosome assembly factor SBDS → MPISVDKAVIARLKTHGETFEILVDPYLARDFKEGKEVPIEEILATPYVFKDAHKGDKASEHEMEKIFGTSDPYEVAKIILQKGEVQLTAEQRRQMLEEKKRYIATIIHRHAVDPRTGYPHPVDRILRAMEEAGVHIDLFKDAEAQVPKVIKAIRPLLPIKLEVKIIAVKIPGDYVGKAYGEVRKFGTIKREEWGSDGSWMFLIEIPGGVEEEFYEKLNALTKGTAVTKLIERKGL, encoded by the coding sequence ATGCCGATTAGCGTTGATAAAGCGGTAATCGCCCGTCTTAAGACGCACGGCGAGACGTTTGAGATACTGGTTGACCCTTACTTGGCTAGAGACTTCAAAGAGGGCAAGGAAGTCCCGATAGAGGAAATCCTCGCCACCCCTTACGTTTTCAAAGATGCCCACAAGGGAGACAAAGCGAGTGAACACGAGATGGAGAAGATATTCGGAACCAGCGACCCCTACGAGGTTGCGAAGATAATCCTCCAGAAGGGCGAAGTTCAGCTCACCGCGGAGCAGAGGAGGCAGATGCTCGAGGAGAAGAAGCGCTACATAGCGACGATAATCCACAGACATGCAGTTGACCCGAGAACCGGTTATCCCCACCCAGTTGACAGAATCCTCAGGGCCATGGAAGAGGCTGGGGTTCACATAGACCTCTTTAAAGATGCCGAGGCACAGGTTCCAAAGGTGATAAAGGCAATCCGACCGCTCCTCCCAATAAAGCTTGAGGTTAAGATAATAGCCGTCAAGATACCGGGGGACTACGTCGGAAAGGCTTACGGCGAAGTTAGAAAGTTCGGAACCATAAAGCGTGAGGAGTGGGGAAGCGACGGCTCGTGGATGTTCCTCATCGAGATTCCTGGAGGAGTCGAGGAGGAGTTTTATGAGAAGCTTAACGCCCTGACGAAGGGCACTGCCGTAACTAAACTTATAGAGAGGAAGGGACTATGA
- the psmA gene encoding archaeal proteasome endopeptidase complex subunit alpha → MAFVPPQAGYDRAITVFSPDGRLFQVNYAREAVKRGATAVGVKWKDGVVLAVEKRITSRLIEPRSYEKIFQIDDHIAAAPSGIIADARVLVDRARLEAQIYRLTYGEPVPLTVLVKKICDLKQAHTQYGGVRPFGAALLMAGVNEKPELYETDPSGAYFEWKAVAIGSGRNVAMAIFEEHYSDDIDREGAIKLAVLALAKTLEEPTADSIEVAYITTEERRWKKLPKEELEKYLNEVLEEVKEEEVEEKAEDYSELDQNY, encoded by the coding sequence ATGGCGTTTGTACCACCGCAGGCTGGCTACGACCGGGCGATAACCGTTTTCAGCCCGGACGGAAGGCTGTTCCAGGTAAACTATGCAAGAGAGGCCGTAAAGAGGGGAGCAACGGCTGTGGGAGTGAAGTGGAAGGACGGCGTCGTTCTCGCTGTCGAGAAGAGAATCACGAGCAGGCTAATAGAACCGAGGAGTTACGAGAAGATTTTCCAGATTGACGACCACATAGCGGCAGCGCCGAGTGGTATAATAGCCGACGCAAGGGTTCTCGTTGATAGGGCCAGGCTGGAGGCTCAAATATACCGCCTCACCTACGGCGAACCGGTTCCGCTCACCGTTCTGGTGAAGAAGATATGTGACCTCAAGCAGGCCCACACCCAGTACGGTGGAGTACGGCCCTTCGGAGCGGCCCTTCTCATGGCCGGCGTTAACGAGAAGCCGGAACTCTACGAGACCGACCCGAGTGGTGCCTACTTCGAGTGGAAGGCGGTGGCGATAGGCAGTGGAAGGAACGTGGCGATGGCCATCTTTGAGGAGCACTACAGCGACGACATAGACAGGGAAGGGGCAATAAAGCTCGCCGTGCTGGCCCTCGCAAAGACTCTCGAGGAGCCAACGGCCGACTCGATAGAGGTAGCTTACATAACCACGGAGGAGAGAAGATGGAAGAAGCTCCCGAAGGAGGAGCTTGAGAAGTACCTCAACGAGGTTCTCGAGGAAGTTAAGGAGGAGGAAGTCGAGGAGAAGGCCGAGGATTACTCCGAGCTCGACCAAAACTACTGA
- a CDS encoding HIT family protein, whose translation MECPFCRPQKEQLIYEDDLIRILLDAYPASRGHLLVVPRRHVERWGELSEEEKLALIRGMELAMAVLRETLEAEAFNVGMNLGKEAGQTVPHIHLHVIPRWKGDSKNPRGGVRKAVLDLEDENLNLKERWLMNRLSPKEEKALREAFSKHGSRSS comes from the coding sequence ATGGAATGCCCGTTCTGCAGGCCCCAAAAAGAACAGCTCATTTATGAGGACGACCTAATAAGAATTCTCCTTGATGCCTATCCCGCCAGCAGAGGGCATCTCCTCGTCGTTCCGAGGAGGCACGTTGAGCGCTGGGGAGAGCTCAGCGAGGAGGAAAAGCTGGCGCTTATCAGGGGCATGGAGCTCGCTATGGCAGTCCTCAGGGAGACACTGGAGGCGGAGGCATTTAACGTCGGCATGAACCTTGGAAAAGAAGCAGGCCAAACCGTTCCCCATATCCACCTCCACGTTATCCCGCGCTGGAAGGGAGACAGCAAAAACCCACGGGGAGGCGTTAGGAAGGCCGTCCTCGATTTGGAGGACGAGAACCTAAACCTGAAGGAGCGCTGGCTGATGAACAGGCTCAGCCCTAAAGAAGAGAAAGCCCTCAGGGAGGCCTTCAGTAAACATGGCTCTCGCTCTTCCTGA
- the iorA gene encoding indolepyruvate ferredoxin oxidoreductase subunit alpha — MEAVKAHPSDSVKIKAERREKKLLMGNEAIAYGALESGVVFATGYPGTPSTEVIETIARLKPEVFAEWAPNEKVALEEAAGVAYTGLRALVTMKCVGLNVAADPLMSLAYSGVEGGLVILVADDPGPHTSQTEQDDRYYGKLSLLPVLEPADPQEAHDIIKYAYELSERYKVPIIFRTTTRVNHTTADVEVGEFVELNRKPVFKKDIERYVRASMEGNRKRHRWLNETLAKIEEEFNSMPFNWVEGSGKIGIIVEGAPYNYVREILPKLNVDFKVLKLSTPHPLPRKLVLDFLKSVDYAIVVEDGAPFLEEEVKIVAYEAGLRIPIYGKRTGHLPLEGELTPSLVRNALLRLIGEEGETYEKPEEVKYAESLAPKRPPVMCPGCPHRGSYRAALDALRDLKLGRYSVPIHGDIGCYALSLLPPLEAIWTEYVMGASISLANGQSVVMDKKIIATIGDSTFFHNGIQPLIDAVYKNLNVLVMILDNRTTAMTGHQPHPGTGGSETGRKFNEIDIEALVKALGVKYVKTVDPYDLKQTREAIKEAMQVEGPAVIIAKRECVIPVIRRGEIGEIPLVVEEKCTGCKACILLTGCPALVYDPKTNKVKIDGLLCTGCGVCNQTCPFDAIKFPSELEKGA; from the coding sequence ATGGAGGCCGTTAAAGCTCACCCTTCTGATTCAGTGAAGATAAAAGCTGAAAGGCGCGAAAAAAAGCTTCTTATGGGGAACGAGGCCATAGCCTACGGCGCTCTTGAGAGCGGTGTCGTTTTTGCAACGGGTTACCCAGGAACGCCTTCAACTGAGGTTATAGAAACCATCGCAAGGCTCAAGCCTGAGGTCTTCGCTGAGTGGGCGCCGAACGAGAAAGTCGCCTTAGAGGAAGCCGCCGGCGTTGCCTACACGGGATTAAGGGCTCTCGTTACCATGAAGTGCGTTGGTCTGAACGTGGCAGCTGACCCGCTAATGAGTCTGGCCTATTCGGGCGTTGAGGGTGGTCTTGTAATTCTCGTCGCGGATGACCCTGGGCCACACACCTCTCAAACGGAACAGGACGACAGGTATTATGGAAAGCTCTCCCTTCTCCCGGTTCTCGAACCAGCCGACCCGCAGGAGGCTCATGACATCATAAAGTACGCCTACGAACTGAGCGAGCGCTATAAGGTCCCCATAATCTTCCGCACGACCACGAGGGTAAACCACACGACGGCCGATGTGGAAGTTGGAGAATTCGTCGAGCTAAACCGGAAGCCGGTCTTCAAGAAGGACATTGAAAGGTACGTGAGAGCTAGCATGGAGGGCAACAGGAAAAGGCACCGCTGGTTGAATGAGACTCTCGCTAAAATCGAGGAGGAGTTCAACTCGATGCCCTTCAACTGGGTCGAGGGGAGTGGAAAAATCGGAATAATCGTCGAGGGGGCGCCCTACAACTACGTGAGGGAAATACTTCCGAAGCTCAACGTGGACTTCAAGGTTCTCAAGCTCTCAACCCCCCACCCGCTCCCGAGAAAGCTCGTCCTTGACTTCCTGAAGAGTGTGGACTACGCGATAGTGGTCGAGGACGGCGCTCCCTTCCTTGAGGAGGAGGTTAAGATAGTGGCCTACGAGGCCGGCTTGAGAATCCCGATATACGGTAAGAGAACCGGCCACCTCCCGCTTGAAGGCGAGCTGACGCCGAGCCTCGTCAGGAACGCACTCTTAAGACTCATAGGCGAGGAAGGCGAAACCTACGAGAAGCCGGAGGAAGTCAAGTACGCCGAAAGCTTAGCACCTAAGAGGCCACCGGTGATGTGTCCCGGCTGTCCTCACAGAGGAAGCTACCGCGCCGCGTTAGATGCCCTCCGCGACCTCAAGCTCGGCCGCTACTCAGTTCCAATCCACGGTGACATAGGTTGTTACGCATTATCGCTCCTCCCGCCGCTCGAAGCTATCTGGACGGAATACGTAATGGGTGCGAGCATAAGCTTAGCGAACGGCCAGAGCGTCGTCATGGACAAGAAGATAATAGCAACCATAGGCGATTCGACCTTCTTCCACAATGGAATCCAGCCCTTAATTGATGCCGTCTACAAGAACCTGAACGTTCTTGTCATGATACTCGACAACAGGACTACAGCTATGACTGGCCACCAGCCACACCCGGGAACCGGTGGGAGTGAAACGGGAAGGAAATTCAACGAGATTGACATAGAGGCGCTGGTTAAAGCACTGGGTGTCAAGTACGTTAAGACAGTTGACCCCTACGACCTTAAGCAGACGAGGGAAGCGATAAAGGAGGCCATGCAGGTGGAAGGGCCGGCGGTGATAATAGCAAAGCGCGAATGCGTCATTCCGGTGATAAGGCGCGGTGAGATAGGCGAGATACCGCTTGTCGTTGAAGAGAAGTGCACCGGCTGTAAGGCGTGCATACTCCTGACCGGATGCCCAGCGCTCGTTTACGACCCGAAGACGAACAAGGTAAAAATAGACGGCCTGCTCTGTACGGGCTGTGGCGTCTGCAACCAGACGTGCCCCTTCGATGCCATAAAGTTCCCGAGTGAGCTGGAGAAGGGGGCTTAG
- a CDS encoding PIN domain-containing protein, translating to MIYIDANVMYSYLFETPMSESAEAILEHPSKVTSKTTVNEAIYVSFRKLARGEGITNIHDLKRFVKEEKGKVLLRKSYFLVMELIELAGVELIDEEDNFEVIARTSEKYSLLPNDATIVATCIKHRITEIATFDKDFENVSFLKIVRG from the coding sequence GTGATTTATATTGATGCAAACGTCATGTACAGTTATCTCTTTGAGACACCAATGAGCGAAAGTGCTGAGGCAATTCTTGAGCACCCGAGCAAGGTCACAAGCAAAACCACCGTGAACGAAGCTATATACGTCTCTTTTAGAAAACTAGCGCGAGGAGAGGGCATAACAAACATTCACGACCTCAAGAGGTTCGTCAAGGAAGAAAAAGGCAAGGTTCTTCTTCGAAAATCCTATTTTCTTGTCATGGAGCTGATTGAGCTAGCAGGTGTTGAACTCATCGATGAGGAGGATAATTTCGAGGTTATTGCGAGAACATCTGAAAAATACAGCCTTCTACCTAATGATGCCACTATAGTTGCAACTTGTATAAAGCACAGGATAACCGAAATCGCCACGTTTGACAAGGACTTTGAAAATGTTTCGTTTCTGAAAATAGTGAGGGGCTAA
- a CDS encoding DUF4152 family protein gives MRIVSADTGGALLDKNYEPIGLIATVAVLVEKPYKTATLSRVRYADPFNYDMSGRQAIKDEAFLAVELAREVKPDVIHLDSTIGGIEVRKLDEPTIDALSITDRGKEVWKDLARDLQPLAKAFWEETGIEIIAIGKWSVPVRIAEIYSGIYTAKWAIDYARKNGKVIVGLPRYMSVEIRPGKIYGQSLDPREGGLFGEIEAETDGIGWELYPNPLVRRYMVLEVWRE, from the coding sequence ATGAGGATTGTTTCAGCCGACACCGGTGGGGCGTTACTGGATAAGAACTACGAGCCGATAGGTCTCATAGCAACCGTCGCGGTGCTCGTGGAAAAACCCTACAAGACGGCGACGCTGAGCAGGGTAAGGTATGCAGACCCCTTCAACTACGACATGAGCGGGAGGCAGGCGATAAAAGATGAGGCGTTTCTGGCAGTTGAGCTGGCCAGGGAAGTTAAGCCGGACGTAATTCACCTCGACTCGACGATAGGTGGCATAGAGGTTAGAAAGCTCGACGAACCAACGATTGACGCTTTGAGCATAACCGACCGCGGAAAGGAGGTCTGGAAGGACCTCGCCAGGGACCTGCAACCCCTGGCAAAGGCTTTCTGGGAGGAAACGGGAATAGAGATAATAGCGATAGGCAAGTGGAGCGTTCCAGTGAGGATAGCGGAGATTTACTCGGGGATATATACGGCCAAATGGGCTATCGACTACGCGAGGAAGAACGGGAAAGTCATTGTTGGCCTTCCGAGGTATATGAGCGTCGAGATAAGACCCGGAAAAATCTACGGGCAGAGTCTAGACCCGAGGGAAGGAGGTCTCTTTGGGGAAATTGAAGCGGAAACCGATGGAATCGGCTGGGAGCTTTATCCCAACCCCCTCGTGAGGAGGTACATGGTGCTTGAAGTGTGGAGGGAGTGA
- a CDS encoding AI-2E family transporter, translating into MNAEELAWGAVIAVILYVTWRVVHPLITPIFFGLVLAYASYPLQRRLSKRVGKKRSALAISLSMLLFGGALTLELLLVSVQVAMSFYDSVVNVFNWLLTLSLPPDVLNFLQHFQDQVVPKLADYVSREAFSIPSYVLQLVVFFFTYYYALAYGEEIREQVYALLPDKNRELGEEILESVNKTLSALVRAWLLLNVAKGILMTVGFIIFRVSDLYTAIVAGFLTFAFSFVPLFEGWMIWLAAAVYFAVEGAYLHALGIALYGFFLVSPMPDYTIRPMLVARDTELDETLVFIGMIGGTWAMGLKGLIVGPIVLNLLLVLLKEWKRLTESSRRPSSVPQELCSRHQD; encoded by the coding sequence ATGAATGCCGAGGAACTCGCCTGGGGCGCGGTTATAGCTGTTATACTTTACGTAACGTGGAGGGTAGTGCATCCCTTGATTACTCCCATCTTCTTTGGGCTCGTACTTGCCTATGCATCGTATCCCCTTCAGAGAAGACTCTCCAAAAGGGTCGGAAAAAAACGCTCCGCACTGGCAATCAGCCTTTCGATGCTCCTCTTTGGCGGAGCTTTGACACTTGAACTGCTCCTCGTTTCTGTTCAGGTTGCTATGTCCTTCTATGACAGCGTTGTAAACGTCTTCAACTGGTTACTCACACTCTCGCTCCCTCCGGACGTCCTCAACTTCCTCCAGCACTTTCAGGACCAGGTAGTTCCAAAATTGGCTGACTACGTTTCGAGGGAAGCCTTCTCAATTCCCTCCTACGTCCTTCAGCTCGTTGTTTTCTTCTTCACCTACTACTACGCCCTGGCCTACGGCGAGGAAATCAGAGAACAGGTTTACGCCCTCCTCCCAGATAAAAACCGTGAACTCGGCGAGGAAATCCTTGAAAGTGTGAACAAAACTCTGTCCGCCCTCGTCAGGGCATGGCTCCTCCTAAACGTCGCCAAGGGAATCCTCATGACGGTTGGTTTCATTATCTTCCGCGTTTCGGACCTGTACACGGCCATAGTTGCCGGTTTCCTGACCTTTGCTTTCTCCTTCGTTCCCCTCTTTGAGGGCTGGATGATTTGGCTCGCTGCGGCAGTGTACTTCGCCGTTGAAGGGGCATACCTCCACGCCCTTGGCATAGCCCTCTACGGCTTTTTCCTTGTCTCGCCGATGCCAGACTACACGATAAGGCCCATGCTCGTTGCCAGGGATACGGAGCTTGATGAAACGTTGGTTTTCATAGGGATGATTGGCGGAACATGGGCGATGGGGTTGAAGGGCCTCATAGTCGGGCCTATAGTCCTTAACCTTCTCCTCGTTCTGCTTAAAGAATGGAAAAGGCTCACAGAATCTTCACGCCGGCCTTCTTCAGTTCCTCAAGAGCTTTGCTCTCGTCATCAGGATTGA